The Elusimicrobiota bacterium genome includes a region encoding these proteins:
- the recN gene encoding DNA repair protein RecN: MLRSLRVRDFAIISELTLEPGRGLNVFTGETGAGKSILIEALGFLLGARATTAWLRAGASRLSVEGVFDPEDFPAALREQFQVGPTPVSVRRELDASGKSRATLNGRPAGAAVLAAFGEGLVDFHGQHEHQSLLKPAAQLEALDAFAGLGPKREELAGLHRAWVGACAELDSARMSDSQRRQRIEFDRFQVQEIDAAKLRPGEDEELEADLPLLKNADRIRNLADSAYGWLYAGESSALEALQKSVRTIEDLCRFDESLRQGRDELETARIAVDEVARRLGELRRRVGADPARLDALLGRQDALARLKKKYGATVAEILAKRAELAAELDLLENSQKRIADLEAALAQAREVLAAACGRLHKLRAAAAKKLEAALAKEIKVLGMPHARLCVSVEEAEERFTASGSDEVEFLLAPNPGEPIKPLRSIASGGELSRVMLALKTVLAGGSGVPVLVFDEIDAGIGGAVARCVGQRLAALGRSRQILCVTHLAQVACFASTHLHVRKETAGDRTLVRVERLDGGRRLETVAQLLGGRAATEASRKHAQELLESSTL, translated from the coding sequence ATGCTGAGGAGCCTGCGCGTCCGCGATTTCGCCATCATCTCGGAGCTGACCCTGGAGCCCGGCCGGGGCTTGAACGTGTTCACGGGCGAGACCGGAGCGGGCAAGTCGATCCTCATCGAAGCCCTGGGCTTCCTGCTGGGGGCGCGGGCCACGACCGCCTGGCTGCGCGCCGGGGCCTCCCGCCTCTCGGTGGAAGGCGTTTTCGATCCGGAGGACTTCCCCGCCGCTCTGCGCGAGCAGTTCCAGGTGGGACCCACGCCCGTGTCCGTGCGCCGCGAGCTCGACGCCTCCGGCAAGAGCCGGGCCACCCTCAACGGCCGGCCGGCCGGCGCCGCGGTCCTGGCCGCCTTCGGCGAGGGCCTGGTGGATTTCCACGGCCAGCACGAGCACCAGTCTTTGCTCAAGCCCGCGGCCCAGCTCGAGGCCTTGGACGCCTTCGCCGGGCTGGGCCCCAAGCGCGAGGAGCTGGCCGGCCTGCATCGCGCCTGGGTCGGGGCCTGCGCCGAGCTCGACTCCGCGCGCATGTCGGATTCGCAGCGGCGTCAGCGCATCGAGTTCGACCGCTTCCAGGTCCAGGAGATCGACGCCGCCAAGCTGCGCCCGGGCGAGGACGAGGAGCTCGAGGCCGACCTGCCCCTGCTCAAGAACGCCGACCGCATCCGCAACCTCGCGGACTCCGCCTACGGCTGGCTCTACGCCGGGGAGAGCTCGGCCCTGGAAGCCCTGCAGAAATCGGTGCGGACCATCGAGGACCTCTGCCGTTTCGACGAGTCCCTGCGCCAGGGCCGCGACGAGCTCGAGACCGCCCGCATCGCGGTCGACGAGGTGGCCCGCCGCCTGGGCGAGCTGCGCCGGCGCGTGGGGGCCGACCCCGCCCGTCTCGACGCCTTGCTCGGCCGTCAGGACGCGCTGGCGCGCCTCAAGAAGAAGTACGGCGCCACCGTCGCCGAGATCCTGGCCAAGCGCGCGGAGCTGGCCGCCGAGCTCGACCTCCTGGAGAACTCCCAGAAGAGGATCGCGGACCTGGAGGCCGCCCTGGCGCAGGCCCGCGAGGTCCTGGCCGCCGCCTGCGGCCGGCTGCACAAGCTGCGCGCGGCCGCGGCCAAGAAGCTGGAGGCGGCCCTGGCCAAGGAGATCAAGGTGCTGGGCATGCCCCACGCGCGGCTCTGCGTCAGCGTGGAGGAGGCGGAGGAGCGCTTCACCGCCAGCGGCAGCGACGAGGTGGAATTCCTGCTCGCGCCCAACCCGGGCGAGCCCATCAAGCCCCTGCGCTCCATCGCCTCGGGCGGCGAGCTCTCGCGCGTGATGCTGGCGCTCAAGACCGTGCTCGCCGGAGGCTCCGGGGTGCCGGTCCTGGTCTTCGACGAGATCGACGCGGGCATCGGCGGCGCCGTGGCCCGCTGCGTGGGGCAGCGCCTCGCGGCTCTGGGCCGGTCCCGGCAGATCCTCTGCGTCACGCACCTGGCCCAGGTGGCCTGCTTCGCCTCGACCCATCTCCACGTCCGCAAGGAGACCGCCGGCGACCGCACCCTGGTGCGCGTGGAGCGCCTGGACGGCGGCCGGCGCCTGGAGACCGTGGCCCAGCTCCTCGGCGGCCGCGCCGCCACCGAGGCCAGCCGCAAGCACGCGCAGGAACTATTGGAGAGCTCGACACTATGA
- the gltX gene encoding glutamate--tRNA ligase → MTPQPEIRTRFAPSPTGYLHIGGARTTLYNWLFARHHGGTFVLRIEDTDEVRSTPESVTAILDSIDWLGLDWDEGPLDFEREKGPYGSYYQMKRLASYQEAVRKLVAEGKAYPCYCTKEETDVVRQAAKAAGQPVPEDPCRRLADAARQSHEAAGRKAAVRFIMPDEGETVVDDIIRGQVHFENRLAPDLVIQKTTGGPTYNFACVCDDHAMRISHVIRGDEHLSNTPAQLRIYEALGWQPPKFAHLSMILGPDGTKLSKRHGATSVLEYRDQGFLPEALRNYLALLGWSNTESKQLFSPAELTAAFDLPGCQKNPATFDPVKLSWMNGEYMRALAPAEIIKRAEPFLKKAGLIPQPAGPSLEKVAALEREKFKLLPDVPGRVDFFYRETEVTDKARKVLAAPEAKGVLSGLCELLAAFEPFTEKPLEESIRGFCAGRALKPGQVFHPLRAAVSGRTDGPTLFLMLELLGRETVVARLRGAVSKLSQN, encoded by the coding sequence ATGACCCCTCAACCCGAGATCCGCACCCGCTTCGCCCCCTCCCCCACCGGCTACCTGCACATCGGCGGGGCCCGCACCACCCTCTACAACTGGCTCTTCGCCCGACATCACGGCGGGACCTTCGTCCTGCGCATCGAGGACACCGACGAGGTGCGCTCCACGCCGGAGTCCGTCACCGCCATCCTCGACTCCATCGACTGGCTGGGCCTGGACTGGGACGAGGGCCCCCTGGATTTCGAGCGCGAGAAGGGCCCCTACGGCTCCTACTACCAGATGAAGCGCCTGGCCTCCTACCAGGAAGCCGTGCGCAAGCTGGTCGCCGAAGGCAAGGCCTATCCCTGCTACTGCACCAAGGAGGAGACGGACGTGGTGCGCCAAGCGGCCAAGGCCGCGGGCCAGCCCGTGCCCGAGGACCCCTGCCGGCGCCTGGCCGACGCCGCGCGCCAGTCGCACGAGGCCGCCGGCCGCAAGGCCGCGGTGCGCTTCATCATGCCCGACGAGGGCGAGACCGTGGTCGACGACATCATCCGCGGCCAGGTCCATTTCGAGAACCGGCTGGCGCCGGACCTGGTCATCCAGAAGACCACGGGCGGACCGACCTACAACTTCGCCTGCGTCTGCGACGACCACGCCATGCGCATCAGCCACGTCATCCGCGGCGACGAGCACCTCTCCAACACCCCGGCGCAGCTGCGCATCTACGAGGCCTTGGGCTGGCAGCCGCCCAAGTTCGCCCACCTCTCCATGATCCTGGGCCCGGACGGCACCAAGCTCTCCAAGCGCCACGGCGCCACCTCGGTGCTGGAGTACCGCGACCAGGGCTTCTTGCCCGAGGCCCTGCGCAACTACCTGGCCCTGCTGGGCTGGTCCAACACGGAGTCCAAGCAGCTCTTCAGCCCGGCGGAGCTGACCGCGGCCTTCGACCTGCCCGGCTGCCAGAAGAACCCCGCCACCTTCGACCCGGTCAAGCTGAGCTGGATGAACGGCGAGTACATGCGCGCCCTGGCGCCCGCCGAGATCATCAAACGCGCCGAGCCGTTCCTCAAGAAGGCCGGGCTCATCCCGCAGCCCGCCGGCCCCTCTTTGGAGAAGGTCGCGGCCCTGGAGCGCGAGAAGTTCAAGCTCCTGCCCGACGTGCCGGGACGCGTGGACTTTTTCTACCGGGAGACCGAGGTCACGGACAAGGCCCGCAAGGTCCTGGCCGCGCCCGAGGCCAAGGGCGTGCTCTCCGGGCTCTGCGAGCTGCTCGCCGCCTTCGAGCCTTTCACGGAGAAGCCCCTGGAGGAGTCCATCCGCGGCTTCTGCGCGGGCCGGGCCCTCAAGCCCGGCCAGGTCTTCCATCCCCTGCGCGCCGCGGTCTCCGGCCGGACCGACGGCCCGACCTTGTTCCTGATGCTCGAGCTGCTGGGCCGCGAGACCGTGGTGGCGCGCCTGCGCGGCGCAGTGTCAAAGCTGAGTCAAAACTGA
- a CDS encoding TraR/DksA family transcriptional regulator, with protein MKKKTAKTAARKPAAGKAAAPAPGKLAGIKRKLLEMRDDLIKTVRTQQLEESAEQDTGDDADKASQSIEKELLFELSDNERTTLDHIEASLRKIDKGTYGSCESCRKPIPKPRLEALPFARYCIGCQSSAESVPELAESVADFRGIGEEPSREA; from the coding sequence ATGAAAAAGAAGACGGCCAAGACCGCGGCGCGCAAACCCGCCGCCGGGAAGGCGGCAGCCCCCGCCCCGGGCAAGCTCGCGGGCATCAAGCGCAAGCTGCTCGAGATGCGCGATGACCTCATCAAGACCGTGCGCACCCAGCAGCTCGAGGAGAGCGCCGAGCAGGACACCGGCGACGACGCGGACAAGGCCAGCCAGTCCATCGAGAAGGAGCTGCTCTTCGAGCTCTCCGACAACGAGCGCACGACCTTGGACCACATCGAGGCCTCCCTGCGCAAGATCGACAAGGGCACCTACGGCTCCTGCGAATCCTGCCGCAAGCCCATCCCCAAGCCGCGACTGGAGGCCCTGCCCTTCGCCCGCTACTGCATCGGCTGCCAGAGCTCGGCCGAGAGCGTTCCCGAGCTGGCCGAGTCGGTGGCGGATTTCCGCGGCATCGGAGAGGAACCCAGCCGGGAGGCTTGA